Proteins encoded by one window of Dioscorea cayenensis subsp. rotundata cultivar TDr96_F1 chromosome 6, TDr96_F1_v2_PseudoChromosome.rev07_lg8_w22 25.fasta, whole genome shotgun sequence:
- the LOC120263533 gene encoding nuclear envelope-associated protein 2-like, whose protein sequence is MELDPLLKDLVEKKLVFRNNVACLTAELKDLRRRLASQEGNFARETQTRKIAEARARSMEDEIGRLHICLGEKDWELQASRSATKQYLQELDDLRSKLFSVQATAGASVVAAKTAMDQCLLLQKELDARDATLREHETRVHELGKRVDLLQKNLEAREFSQIQLKDDFLRLEKEIMHAVASNAAQLDCDLRKVMELVSSNKTETMDALLNAKDGEIARWRDELKFLSENQKLRSMELELQLEKHQVTDQELKKRVLKLEFSLQEARSQIRRLQKMEGKRENTLKELRDQISTMEKQNISGCPDELSFWESPGLKIFVSISLLFLVLYTKR, encoded by the exons ATGGAGTTGGATCCGCTTTTAAAGGATCTTGTGGAGAAGAAGCTCGTTTTTAGGAACAATGTGGCTTGTTTGACAGCCGAGCTTAAGGACCTTCGAAGACGATTGGCATCACAAGAAGGGAACTTCGCTCGAGAAACTCAAACTAGAAAG ATTGCAGAGGCGAGGGCGAGAAGCATGGAGGATGAGATTGGAAGGCTGCACATTTGTCTTGGAGAGAAAGATTGGGAATTGCAGGCTTCTAGATCTGCCACTAAGCAG TACCTCCAGGAGTTGGATGACCTGAGATCAAAACTATTTAGTGTACAAGCTACTGCTGGTGCCAGCGTAGTAGCAGCTAAGACAGCCATGGACCAATGCTTGTTATTGCAGAAAGAGCTAGATGCAAGGGATGCTACATTGAGAGAGCATGAGACGAGAGTTCATGAGCTTGGTAAGCGGGTAGATCTCCTGCAAAAGAATCTTGAAGCGAGAGAATTCTCTCAAATACAACTGAAAGATGATTTTTTAAGATTAGAGAAGGAGATAATGCATGCTGTTGCCAGTAATGCTGCACAGCTCGATTGTGATCTCAGGAAGGTAATGGAGCTTGTTTCTTCAAACAAAACAGAAACTATGGATGCTCTTTTGAATGCTAAGGATGGAGAGATTGCTCGTTGGAGAGATGAGCTTAAGTTCTTGTCGGAAAATCAGAAACTGAGAAGCATGGAATTAGAGTTACAA CTAGAAAAACATCAGGTAACAGATCAAGAACTAAAGAAGAGAGTGTTAAAGCTGGAATTCAGTCTCCAAGAAGCCCGTTCCCAGATTCGCAGGCTCCAAAAG ATGGAAGGGAAGAGGGAGAATACATTGAAAGAACTAAGAGATCAAATCTCAACAATGGAGAAACAGAACATTTCAGGGTGCCCAGATGAGCTGAGCTTTTGGGAGAGCCCTGGTTTGAAAATCTTTGTTTCTATATCTTTGTTGTTCTTGGTTCTCTACACCAAGAGATAG
- the LOC120263699 gene encoding pentatricopeptide repeat-containing protein At5g16640, mitochondrial-like — MSSKVAPFFISKRFHVWVSRKFHFCSIPCAAHVQAPSETDRVRSNSGALESVTGGLKKNLYPERLVHVLDSMPDFDLSINVFKWASKQRNFQHTTETFVHMILKLGMAGRHQEMDVFLKEMVKLESPHKEEGFDCLINSFCTSGGLREALLVFENACLANYRVSISTFNVLLKNLVSNKGDLQLVLFVYKEMVKSGTLPNIETLNCLIKALLESEWIDLALEQFHRMNKKRCEPNTQTFEIVIGGLCSSGRVDEAIMFLNQMLEVGCCPNYEFYEIIIPFFCKADKIKEANKLFKTMKAEGYLPGVHLYGVIIYFLSGKLELDEAMGLFEEMADVGVPPVTSIYVDIVSGYCKVGKLNEAMDFLIDNSVSEVEPYNTLLKGCCDLGRFPEAIDFLESMAGLCDNLSWSILIRGLCEKGKLGVAFEILGRMIVSSYMPDQVTLSGIIIGCCSKHAYQSALDNFRLVRANNMSMDLESCSQLIEGLCHVNKIQEAVEVFTYITGKDGILSTNSLNVLIEGICLAGKVDEAIRVRSLACCTGVYSVPATYSIITRKLLELKKANNVQAFLSQILVEGCNVDVTLYCLLIRGLCAESSAREAALLFNLMVRDGFTPDSGTLQTLISYLVTISHLHMVLHCLDKVFNEEELLTPAICNMVIRGLLKEGYKNEASKYLDMMLEKGWVPDADTHGLLVGNLHLDKSGVILEAYEHDDEDKVSNILAEGLEN, encoded by the coding sequence ATGTCATCAAAGGTTGCACCTTTCTTCATCTCTAAGCGGTTTCATGTCTGGGTTTCGCGAAAGTTTCACTTTTGCTCAATTCCTTGCGCTGCCCATGTTCAAGCTCCCTCTGAAACTGATCGTGTACGATCAAATTCAGGAGCTCTTGAGTCTGTTACCGGTGGTCTCAAGAAAAATCTTTATCCAGAGAGGCTAGTACATGTTTTGGATTCAATGCCTGATTTTGATTTATCTATTAATGTCTTCAAGTGGGCTTCCAAGCAGAGAAATTTCCAGCACACCACTGAGACTTTTGTCCATATGATTTTGAAGCTTGGTATGGCCGGGAGGCATCAAGAGATGGATGTCTTTTTGAAGGAGATGGTGAAATTGGAATCCCCTCATAAGGAAGAAGGCTTCGATTGCTTGATCAATTCCTTTTGTACAAGTGGTGGGTTGAGGGAAGCTCTGCTTGTTTTTGAAAATGCTTGCTTGGCGAATTATAGGGTCTCAATCTCGACATTCAATGTTCTACTGAAAAACCTTGTTTCCAACAAGGGAGATTTGCAGCTTGTGTTATTTGTATACAAGGAAATGGTGAAGAGTGGGACACTCCCCAATATAGAGACCTTGAATTGCTTAATTAAGGCATTGCTTGAAAGTGAGTGGATCGATCTTGCTCTAGAGCAGTTTcataggatgaataagaagaGGTGTGAGCCCAATACTCAGACTTTTGAGATAGTTATTGGTGGTCTTTGCTCAAGTGGTAGAGTAGATGAAGCAATAATGTTTTTGAATCAGATGTTAGAGGTAGGATGCTGTCCGAATTATGAATTCTACGAGATTATCATACCTTTTTTTTGTAAAgctgataaaataaaagaagcaaataagttatttaaaacaatgaaaGCTGAAGGCTATTTACCAGGTGTGCATCTCTATGgtgtaataatttattttttatctggaAAATTAGAATTGGATGAGGCGATGGGGCTATTTGAAGAGATGGCTGATGTGGGTGTTCCTCCTGTAACTAGTATATATGTGGACATTGTGAGCGGGTATTGCAAGGTAGGCAAACTAAATGAAGCAATGGATTTCCTGATAGATAATAGTGTTTCTGAAGTTGAGCCATACAACACATTGCTCAAAGGATGCTGTGACTTGGGTAGATTTCCTGAAGCAATTGATTTCCTTGAGAGCATGGCAGGACTGTGTGATAATCTTTCTTGGAGTATCTTAATAAGAGGTCTTTGTGAAAAAGGAAAGCTGGGAGTTGCGTTTGAAATTCTTGGTAGAATGATTGTTTCTTCATATATGCCTGATCAGGTAACACTTTCGGGTATAATCATTGGATGCTGTAGTAAGCATGCCTATCAGAGTGCTTTAGATAATTTCAGACTGGTTCGTGCCAATAACATGAGTATGGATTTAGAGTCCTGCTCACAGCTGATTGAAGGTCTTTGCCATGTAAATAAGATTCAGGAGGCTGTTGAGGTGTTCACCTACATCACTGGCAAAGATGGCATTCTCTCCACCAACTCATTGAATGTATTGATTGAAGGGATCTGCTTAGCAGGTAAGGTGGATGAAGCAATCAGAGTTCGGTCACTTGCATGTTGTACTGGTGTCTATTCTGTTCCTGCTACATATTCTATCATTACACGCAAATTGTTGGAGCTGAAGAAGGCTAACAATGTTCAAgcatttttgtcacaaatattggTGGAGGGTTGTAATGTGGATGTGACCTTATACTGCTTGCTGATTCGTGGCTTGTGTGCTGAAAGTTCTGCAAGAGAGGCTGCTCTTTTATTTAATCTGATGGTCAGAGATGGTTTTACTCCGGATTCTGGGACACTGCAGACACTGATCTCCTATTTAGTGACGATTTCTCATTTGCATATGGTCCTTCATTGTTTAGATAAAGTATTCAATGAAGAAGAATTACTCACTCCTGCAATTTGTAACATGGTCATTCGTGGCCTCTTGAAAGAAGGGTATAAGAACGAGGCTTCAAAATATTTGGATATGATGCTAGAAAAGGGTTGGGTTCCAGATGCTGATACACATGGTTTGTTGGTCGGGAATTTGCATTTAGATAAAAGTGGTGTAATACTTGAAGCATATGAACATGATGATGAAGACAAAGTGAGCAACATATTAGCTGAAGGTCTGGAAAATTGA
- the LOC120263532 gene encoding mucin-5AC-like has translation MAARGVMPMAKCLLVTFLIYLPILCSSETLVGFSYDARKVRDIDAAVYSFIERNNIPPSQFRIFASNHGALLDSLSNTDISVDLLLSHSQAKTLPKSRSSSHLPLVKITSIVLAGFSKTDLFSLLPTLNTFQSTVKNSDVKVSAMFSLPCLESLNKSEKEEMRRIMWFIQEVQSFIVVETQVDGELSMGDSFVDHVIQRAVTACKTLHHPAIPLVLNVKSSVVPSGVEISEFSKRVMDAIEKHSEIKKRISAIFVEILPITEDLQKRLRWEKEMIFPSSHRQLFNYEIHDTVTPVTNPATTSPITVPSTNPSPGVITVPATNPDTVLPTNPTTPITVPSTNPDATPITAPGMNPLPTPITNTPLAPITNPTNPVTSPTTVPVTTPVTNPVTTYPPAGGVPSTTPVTSPGTDPVSPAVSGQTWCVAKSGTLDSALQTALDFACGIGGADCSVIQVSGSCYNPNSLQAHASYAFNSYYQKNPVPTSCDFGGTATLVNINPSTGTCVYPSSSLTSGVNPASTFGGATGTGTGTGTGTGTGAGAGTATGIGTGAGVGFIPGAGIGAVPGPGSVLNTNNSAGSSTVFGSDTPTGSNGHSIHHPVCWTLFLSVVATACITGNIW, from the exons ATGGCTGCTAGAGGAGTTATGCCTATGGCTAAGTGCCTCCTTGTCACCTTCCTCATCTATCTTCCCATTCTTTGTTCTTCAG AGACTTTGGTGGGTTTCTCATATGATGCAAGGAAGGTGAGAGACATAGATGCAGCAGTGTATTCTTTCATTGAGAGGAACAACATCCCTCCATCTCAGTTTAGAATCTTTGCTTCTAACCATGGAGCCTTGTTAGATTCCTTGTCCAACACTGACATCTCTGTTGATCTGCTTTTGAGTCATTCCCAAGCTAAAACACTTCCGAAATCAAGATCCTCAAGCCATCTTCCTCTTGTAAAAATCACTAGCATTGTTCTGGCAGGTTTTAGCAAAACAGATCTCTTTTCACTGTTGCCAACTCTGAACACATTCCAATCTACAGTAAAAAACTCTGATGTGAAAGTCTCAGCAATGTTTTCACTGCCCTGTCTGGAATCATTGAACAAGAGTGAAAAGGAGGAGATGAGGAGAATCATGTGGTTCATTCAGGAAGTTCAGTCTTTCATTGTTGTTGAAACTCAAGTTGATGGAGAACTCAGCATGGGGGATAGCTTTGTTGATCATGTTATCCAGAGGGCAGTCACTGCATGTAAAACTCTCCACCATCCTGCAATTCCTTTGGTGTTGAATGTGAAGAGCTCTGTAGTACCAAGTGGAGTGGAGATATCTGAATTCAGTAAGAGAGTTATGGATGCCATTGAGAAACATTCTGAGATTAAAAAGAGGATATCTGCTATCTTTGTTGAGATCTTGCCAATTACGGAAGACCTGCAGAAGAGATTAAGATGGGAAAAGGAGATGATCTTCCCTTCTTCTCACAGACAGCTTTTCAATTATGAAATCCATGATACAGTAACTCCTGTGACAAACCCGGCAACAACATCTCCGATCACTGTCCCATCTACAAACCCATCGCCGGGAGTCATCACTGTGCCAGCTACCAATCCTGATACTGTCCTGCCAACAAATCCTACGACACCCATCACTGTACCTTCCACAAATCCTGATGCCACTCCAATCACAGCGCCAGGAATGAACCCTTTGCCAACTCCAATAACTAACACACCTTTAGCGCCAATAACCAATCCTACCAATCCTGTCACATCTCCGACAACAGTGCCTGTGACTACTCCGGTGACAAATCCTGTAACTACATATCCTCCGGCCGGGGGAGTTCCTTCAACAACACCAGTTACTAGTCCTGGTACCGACCCGGTTTCACCAGCAGTTTCAGGACAGACCTGGTGTGTTGCGAAGAGTGGCACATTGGATTCGGCACTCCAGACTGCACTGGATTTTGCTTGTGGAATTGGTGGTGCTGATTGCTCGGTGATTCAGGTGTCAGGTAGCTGCTACAATCCAAACAGTCTCCAAGCTCATGCTTCATATGCATTCAATAGCTATTACCAGAAGAATCCGGTGCCAACAAGCTGTGATTTCGGGGGAACAGCAACCCTTGTCAATATTAATCCAA GTACGGGAACTTGTGTGTACCCATCATCAAG CTTGACTTCTGGTGTCAATCCTGCTTCTACTTTCGGTGGTGCTACTGGAACTGGAACTGGAACTGGAACTGGAACTGGTACTGGTGCCGGTGCTGGTACTGCTACTGGTATTGGTACTGGTGCTGGTGTTGGTTTTATTCCTGGTGCTGGTATTGGTGCTGTTCCTGGTCCTGGATCAGTGTTGAACACAAACAACAGTGCAGGCTCAAGCACTGTATTTGGTTCAGACACACCAACAGGAAGCAATGGTCATTCAATCCATCATCCTGTTTGCTGGACGCTGTTCCTATCTGTTGTAGCAACAGCCTGCATCACTGGTAACATCTGGTAG
- the LOC120263486 gene encoding uncharacterized protein LOC120263486: MAPVRSTGLTDPGWEHGVAQDEKKKKVKCNYCGKIVSGGIYRLKQHIARISGEVTYCKKAPEDVYLKMKENLEGNRAAKRQRQSEDDEHSFDLHSNDEYDEEEEHVGYRLKGKQVKGDQSIVVNMSPLRSMGTFVDPGWEHGVAQDEKKKKVKCNYCDKIVSGGINRFKQHLARIPGEVAYCKMAPEEVYLQMKENMKWHRTGRRRRPEAKEAAAFYAHLENDDHDELANGKTKVKCLVGDKDIPYRKGMRRRSRGRSCTVASGTELQMRHFNVDSVFPRTETGHIPQQCQQSKGKVATDKKGRKEVIAAICKFFYHAAIPFDAANSPYFHKMLELVSLYGRGLKGPSSKQLSGRFLHDEVLNIKQNLVEIKASWTITGCSVMADSWKDLHGRTLINFLVSCPRGIHFISSMDASDIVDDVTNLFNLLDKVVEDIGEENVVQVITENTPCYMAAGKMLEEKRRNLFWTPCVVSCIDQILEDLLKIRWVADCIDNSQKITKFIYNRAWLLNLMKREYTSGRNLLKPAIARYATSFSALENLLEQKAALKRMFQSSQWISSPSAKSDDGKEVEKIVWSPTFWKKMQFVKKSVQPVLYLLTKVENGEGLSMPCIYNEIYQTKLAIRNIHSDDERKYGPFWNVIQSYWKSLFQHPLYVAAYFLNPSFRYRSDFMADPEVIRGLNECITRLEPDNGRRVTAAAQISDFVFAKADFGTELALSTRTELDPAAWWQQHGINCLELRRIAIRILSQTCSSFGCAHNYSTLDHCYNTRRNRVAQKRLNDFAFVHYNLRLRERQLKRIADDSRSLDNVPFSDSFLDDWIVEPEKPAQQEDEDTLSYEMDYTDIYINENESPVAESTKAHADNAALHELSVPVEAHPVSIIAASDEDDDDHDFLDEDLSD, encoded by the exons ATGGCTCCAGTTCGATCAACAGGGCTCACTGATCCTGGATGGGAACATGGTGTTGCtcaagatgagaagaagaaaaaagtaaaATGCAATTATTGTGGGAAGATAGTAAGCGGAGGCATATATAGGTTGAAGCAACATATAGCTAGAATTTCTGGTGAAGTCACTTACTGTAAGAAAGCTCCTGAGGATGTTTATttgaaaatgaaggaaaatCTGGAAGGAAATCGAGCTGCCAAAAGACAACGTCAATCAGAGGATGATGAGCATTCTTTTGATCTGCACTCTAATGATGAATACGATGAGGAGGAAGAGCATGTTGGTTATAGATTGAAGGGGAAGCAGGTCAAAGGCGATCAAAGCATTGTCGTTAACATGAGTCCTCTTCGATCAATGGGAACATTCGTTGACCCCGGATGGGAACATGGAGTCGCTCAAGacgagaaaaagaaaaaggtcaaATGCAACTATTGTGATAAAATAGTTAGTGGTGGTATAAATCGTTTCAAACAACATTTAGCCAGGATTCCTGGAGAGGTTGCATACTGTAAGATGGCTCCTGAGGAAGTGTACCTTCAgatgaaagaaaatatgaaatggCATCGAACTGGAAGGAGGAGGCGGCCTGAAGCTAAAGAAGCTGCTGCATTCTATGCGCATTTGGAaaatgatgatcatgatgaacTTGCAAATGGCAAAACCAAAGTAAAATGCTTGGTCGGGGATAAAGATATTCCGTACCGCAAGGGAATGAGGAGACGATCAAGAGGAAGGTCATGTACAGTTGCTAGTGGCACAGAGCTACAAATGAGGCATTTTAATGTTGATTCTGTTTTCCCAAGGACAGAGACGGGTCATATACCACAGCAATGCCAACAGTCAAAAGGGAAGGTGGCGACTGATAAAAAGGGTCGTAAGGAAGTAATAGCTGcaatttgcaaatttttttatcatgcagCAATTCCTTTTGACGCTGCCAACTCACCATATTTCCATAAGATGTTGGAGTTGGTTAGTCTATATGGACGAGGATTGAAGGGTCCTTCAAGCAAGCAATTATCTGGCCGATTTCTTCATGACGAAGTcttaaatatcaaacaaaatctTGTAGAAATCAAGGCTTCTTGGACTATTACTGGTTGTAGTGTTATGGCTGATAGCTGGAAAGATTTGCATGGTAGGACACTAATCAATTTCTTAGTTTCTTGCCCAAGGGGAATACACTTTATATCTTCAATGGATGCCTCAGATATAGTAGATGATGTAACAAATCTTTTCAACTTGCTAGACAAAGTTGTTGAGGATATTGGTGAAGAAAATGTTGTGCAG GTAATCACTGAAAATACTCCCTGTTATATGGCTGCTGGCAAGATGCTAGAGGAGAAAAGGAGGAATTTGTTTTGGACACCTTGTGTGGTGTCTTGCATTGATCAAATACTTGAGGATTTACTGAAGATAAGGTGGGTGGCAGACTGCATTGACAACAGTCAAAAGATTACGAAGTTTATTTATAACCGGGCCTGGTTACTGAATCTTATGAAAAGAGAATATACATCTGGGAGGAACCTTCTCAAACCAGCTATTGCAAGGTATGCCACTAGTTTTTCAGCACTAGAGAATTTGCTTGAACAGAAGGCTGCTCTCAAAAGGATGTTCCAATCAAGCCAATGGATTTCATCCCCATCAGCAAAATCTGATGATGGTAAAGAGGTTGAAAAGATTGTCTGGAGTCCAACATTTTGGAAGAAGATGCAGTTTGTAAAGAAATCTGTGCAACCGGTTTTGTATCTGCTAACAAAGGTGGAGAATGGTGAGGGATTATCAATGCCATGtatttataatgaaatatatcAAACTAAGCTTGCTATCAGAAACATCCATAGTGATGACGAGAGGAAATACGGTCCATTCTGGAATGTTATACAAAGCTATTGGAAATCCTTGTTCCAGCATCCTCTATATGTTGCGGCATATTTCCTGAATCCATCTTTTAGATATCGTTCGGATTTTATGGCG GATCCAGAGGTCATCCGTGGTCTTAATGAATGCATAACCCGATTGGAACCAGATAATGGAAGAAGGGTTACCGCTGCTGCTCAA atttctgattttgtttttgccAAAGCTGATTTTGGAACTGAACTGGCTTTAAGTACAAGAACAGAGCTGGACCCAG CTGCTTGGTGGCAACAACATGGGATAAATTGCTTGGAACTACGACGAATTGCAATACGGATATTGAGCCAGACATGCTCGTCCTTTGGCTGTGCACACAATTACAGCACACTTGATCATTGTTATAACACAAGGCGCAACCGCGTGGCTCAAAAAAGATTAAACGATTTTGCTTTTGTCCATTACAACCTGCGTCTCAGGGAACGGCAACTAAAGAGAATTGCAGATGACTCCAGATCACTTGACAATGTACCATTCTCAGATAGTTTTTTAGACGACTGGATTGTCGAGCCTGAGAAACCAGCACAACAAGAAGACGAG GACACCCTTTCCTATGAAATGGATTACACAGATATATACATAAATGAGAACGAAAGTCCAGTTGCCGAATCTACCAAGGCTCATGCAGACAATGCCGCATTACACGAACTTAGTGTTCCGGTAGAGGCTCATCCTGTGAGTATCATCGCTGCAAgcgatgaagatgatgatgatcatgatttCCTCGATGAGGACTTGAGTGACTAG